The DNA segment GTGGCGGTGCAGGGCGGTCCAGGCGGCCGGATCGGCGCTGCGCAGGGCCGTGCGCACGATGAAGAAGACGGGCTGGAAGGCGATCACGTCGGCCGCGCGCAGCCGGACGGCCTCGGCGAAGGTGGCGGGGCTCGGGTCGTCGTCGCGGGTGCGCAGCCAGTGCAGCAGGGTCTCGTACTCGCCGGCGCCGCGCACCAGGTGGCGGTGCACCCGGAAGCGGGCCACCAGGTCGGGATCGAGCTCGTCGGGCCGGCGCACCAGGGTGGTGCGGCCGCGCAGGCGGGCGTGGGCGTTCACCGCCGAGACGAGGCACTCGTCCAGGCTGTCGCAGATCACACCGTCGAAGTCGAGGGCCAGCAGGGGTCTCACGTCAGGGCCTCCACCGGTTCGGGGGTCGCGCACCAGCACGTCTCCATGAGGGCGACCATGTCGATCACCCGCTGGCTGTAGCCCCACTCGTTGTCGTACCAGACGACCACCTTGCAGCCGCCGGCGCGGTTGGCGCGGGTCCAGCGCGAGTCGACCACCAGGCTCTGCTCGATGCCCAGGTAGTCCTGGGAGACGAGGGGCTCGGTGCCGAAGCCCATCACGCGGGGCTGCGAGGCGGCGGCCGTGCCGAGGACGGCGTTGATGTCCTCGGCATTCGGGGCGCCGCGCAGGGTGAGGGTCATGTCCGAGGTCGAGACGATGGCCGTGGGGATGCGGAACGAGATGGCGTCCAGCTCGCTCGTCAGGTGGGGCAGCACCTGGCGCACGGCACCCATGGCCGTCGTGTTCTTGGGGATCAGGTTGGTGGTGCTGGCGCGGCCGAGGCCGAAGTCGTTCCAGAAGTGGCCCGGGCTGGCGATGGAACGCACGCTGCCGTCGCTCAGGTTCTGGTAGCTGAGCCAGGGGTGCAGGGTGGTCACGTAGCCGTGCTCCACGCCGAAGGCGTCGTCGAGCTGCTTGAGCACGGGCGCGATGGCGTTGGCGTCGCAGATGCTGGTGGCCACCAGGTGGTCGGTGGCGTCGTCGTAGTCGGCCTCGTTCACGCCGAAGACGACGGTGCGGTCGACCCCGTTGCCGGGCGCGTTGGTGAAGACGACCTTGCGCACCCGCCCGGTGTCGACCAGGCCGGCGGCGCTGTAGCGGTTCTGGGTCACGCCCGTGGCGTCGATCACCACGTCGACGCCGTAGTCCTCCCACGGCACCCGCGCGATGTCGCCCTGGTTGTGGAAGGCGACCGACTTCCCGTCGATCCACACCTTGTGCGAGTCGGGCCGCGCCTCGACCCGGCCGCCGAAGCGCCCGTACACCGAGTCGTACTTCAGCAGGTAGGCCAGGTTCTCCACGTTGGGGTCGAGATCGTTCACCACGACGATCTCGCAGCGCGGGTCCTGCGCGTTGATGCGGAAGACGGCGCGTCCGATGCGCCCGAAGCCGTTGAGGCCCACCCTAAGCATGGAGCAGCTCCTTCTGTTCGCGGGTCGTGTCGGCCCGGCCGGAGGCCAGGAGGTCCAGCAGGGCGTCGGCGGCGGCGCCGCTGGCGTCGGCCTGCCCGTGGCAGGCGGCGCTGAAGGCCGCCCGCTGGTCGCCGTCGACGGCGGGAATCCAGTTGCGCTCGAGATCGTCGAGGGTCGCGGCCAGGGCCGCGGCGTCGGGCAGGTTCTTCACCAGGCCCAGGTCCTCGTAGATGGAGACCGCCCGGCCGTCGGGCGCGCGGCGGAACTCGAGCACGGGCCGGTCGGCGCGGTAGCGGTAGTACTCGACCACGGGCGTGCCCACGCTCAGGGCGTCGAGCACTCCCGACGAGAACATGCTGACCACCAGATCGACCATCCCGGACAGCTGCTGCAGGGGCCGATGCGTGAGCCGCACGTTGGCCCCGCCGAGGGCGCGCACCTGGGCGGCGACCTCGTCCGGATCCTGGCGCGGGTGCGGCTTGATGAGGAAGGCGGTGTCGGGCCGGCGGCGCGTCTCGGCCAGGAACGAGCCCATCAGGTCGCGGTAGTCGCCCTCGGACTGGTACAGCCAGTGCGGGCCGCGGATGACGAACAGCACGCTGCGGGCGTGGGTGGCCACGAGGGTCTGGGCCCCGGCGCCGGCGAGATCGGGGTCGTCCTGCTGGGCGGCGATCCACCACGCGTCGTAGCGCGGCACGCCGCCCGTGTGGACCGCCGCGGCGCGGGCCACGGCGCGGTAGAAGGGCACCATGTGGGGCGATCCGGCCAGGACCAGGTCGCAGGGCAGGTAGTCGGCGCGCAGGTCGCGGCCCACGTCGGCCGTGATCGAGTCGAAGTAGGCGTGCACGCGCGCCTCGCCGTCGCCGGCGCGGGTCAGCAGGGCGGTGCCGCTGGGGAAGACCACCACGCGGGCCTGCGGGCAACGGGCGCGCAGGTCGCGGCTGAGGTCGTCGTCCGGGTCGTCGGTCTTCAGGAGTAGGCCCACGTCGGCCCAGCGCACATGGGCGGCGAGGTCGTCCGCGCCGAGCAGCACGGCCGAGACCGCGCCGGCCAGCCGTTCGCGCAGGAACGTCGCCGCGGCCAGCTTCTGCTGCAGTTGCCCCTCGACCACGCAGGCGACCACACGCAGCGCGGGGGCCTTCTCCTTCAGGCGCTCGAGCACGGGCAGCAGCCAGTCGATCTCGCCGAGGGACGAGCGGAAGAGGACCAGCACGTCGCGGGGAGTGGCCTCGGCGGCCGCCAACGGCAGCAGCGCCGGCTCGCCCTCGCGCCCGATGTCCGTCAGCGGCAGGTACTCGCTCATCTTCCGCGACACGCACACCTGGCAGAGGGTGCCCCTCAGCTTCTTGTCCAGGTGGCGGCGGCGCAGCTCCCGGAACGCGGCGCTGTGCCACGCCTCGGCCAGCGGCGTCGTGTTCAGGTCGGCGGTGATCAGGTTGTTTTCGTAGTCGACGCAGCACGCGGTGAGGTAGCCCTCGCAGGTCACGTGCACGCGGTCGAAGACCATGGCGCAGGGCAGGGGGGCCAGGGTGCCGTTGGTGGGCCCGACGGCCTCGGTCTCGTCGAAAAAGGCCAGGTCGTCGACCACGCCCGCCAGGGCGGCGCGCAGGGCGTCCTGCTCGTGGCGGTTGGCCGGGGTCAGGATGCAGGTCACGAGCAGCTTGGGCCCACGGCCGAGCTCGCGCCGGCGCCGGGCGATGAGCTGCACCATGGCGATCACGTGGTCGAAGCAGTCCTGGCCGTGCACCTGGGCGTAGGTCGGGGCGGTGCCGGCGTTGATGCTGAACTTGATGCTGTCCAGGCCGACCTCGAAGAGGCGCTCGACCTTGTCGGCGTCGAGCAGGGCGCCGTTGGTGGAGAAGTAGGTGTAGGCGTAGCCGATCTGCTTGGCCAGGCCCACGTAGTCCAGCAGGTGGCGGTTGGCCAGGGGCTCGCCCGTGGTGGCGAAGCCGACCTCGCGGGCGCCGAGGGCGAAGGCGTCGCGCAGCACCCGGGTCGTGAAGGCCGGATCCATCGTGCGCCGCTGCCGCGCCATGGCCGGGTTGTAGCAGAACGCGCAGGTGTGGTTGCACGCGTTGCTCAGCTCGAGCATCAGCGACCGGGGAAAGGGCGGTGCCGGATCCAGATGCGCGGTGTGCGCCTGGTCGGCGAGCCGTTCGGCCAGGTAGCCGGGCTGGTTGCCGGACTCCTGGTCGGACGGATGGCCGGACGAATGGCCGGACGAATGGCCGGGCCGGTCCACGTTCGGGGTCCCGTCGTTGCGGGCTTCGGGCATGGAGAGCTCCTTTCGCGGGCGCACGCCCGCCGGTGATCCGGACCGGAACTGCAAGCCCTTTGCCAGCCTGCGGCCTTCGAATCGCCCTTTTGGAGCCGATGTCAGGAGGTCCCGTAGTCGGAATCTGGCCGCCGGGCCCGGATTCTGGGCAGCGGGGGCCGGAAAACGGCCGCCAACCGCCCCGCAACGGCCCCTGCGCGGCCCCGGGCGGTGGCGCGCCCCTTGCAGGATTCCCGCACGACAACTTCGCGCCCGCGGGACGGATCCGGCCGTCCCGGGGGCCCGTGCGCCGTCCGGAACGGGAGGGGCCATGGCCACCGTCCTCGTCCTCGTCGACCATCCGAACCTGGACATCCTGATGCTGCCCGTCGTCGCCGAGCTGCGCGATCGCGGCCACCGCACCGAGGTGCTGGTGACGGGCTTCGGCGTGGGCGACCGCCTCGAGGCCGCCGGTTGCCCCTTCACCACGGACGAGACCGCGGTCGACCGCTTCCTCGCCGCGACGGGACCCCGCCTCTTCCTCAACGGCGCCGACCTGGTGCCCGACCACCAGCGCGGCATCGAGATCGACGCCCGCTGCCGCGACGCCGGCGTGCCGACCCTCACCCTCGAACACGCCCCCTTCGCCGTCGACTGGGACGCGCCGTTTCCCGACAACTGGCGCTACGCCGCCGACGTCATGGCCATGGTCGGCGCCGACGACGTGCGCCACTACCGCGAGCTCGGCGTGCCCGACGCGCGCATGGCGCTCACGGGCCTGCCCCAGCACGACAGCCTCTTTCGCCTGAAGGCGCGCCGGGACGCGGCGCCGCCCCGCGCGGGCGTGGCCCTCTTCGGCCGCAGCCACAGCTTCGCCGGCCCCACCAGCGCCGAGGGCATCGCCCCGGACACCTGGGCCGAGACCCTGCGCGACCTGGTCGAGGTCATCGCCGCGGCGTTCCCCGACGATCCGGTGCGCATCAAGCCCCATCCGGCCGAGCCCTACCACGACACCGAGCGGCTCTACTTCCGGGCCATGCCCTTCCGTCTGCGCGACCGCCTCAGTCTCCTGCGCTCGCGCCACGCCAACGAGGATCTCTTCCTGGCGTCGCGCTGCGTGATCACGTTCTCGGCGAGCGTCATGCTCGAGGCCGCACTGGTGGGGGTGCCGGTCGTCTTCTTCGACCATCTGGGCCGCGGCGAGGCCTGGCGCCGGGACATGCACGCGGCCGGCATCGTGGTCGCCGACGTCACGGTGGACGACTTCGCCTCGGGGCTGGTGGCGGTGATCGAGGAGGTGGCCGCGCGCGTGGCGCACCCGCCCGTGCTGCCGGACGACTTCATCGCCAGGTACGCGCACCGCTTCGACGGGGGCAGCGCGGGCCGGGTCTGCGACCTGATCGAGCGGATGCTCGCGGGGGCGCCGGTGCCGCTGGGCGCGGCCGGGGGCGGCGGCACCTAGCGTTCACCCCGGTGGCTGGCCGATTCACCGCTCCCCGTCTAATGTGATCCCGCGTCCGGACCGGGCCCCTGGCCCGACGCCCCACGCGCACCCGGACTGCGCATCACTCACGGCCCCCGCCGTCGGAGTCCCCATGTCCCCGATCTCCGGATCACCCGACTCGCAACCCGACTGGGCCGGCCGCCGCGCCGCCCTGCTCGACGCCGTGCGCCGCGACGTGGCCCGCAACGCCGACGTCCTCGGCCGCCCCGAGCTCTCGCCCGCCGTCGAGGCCGCCCTGCTCGCGGTCCGGCGGCACGAGTAC comes from the bacterium genome and includes:
- a CDS encoding aldehyde dehydrogenase translates to MLRVGLNGFGRIGRAVFRINAQDPRCEIVVVNDLDPNVENLAYLLKYDSVYGRFGGRVEARPDSHKVWIDGKSVAFHNQGDIARVPWEDYGVDVVIDATGVTQNRYSAAGLVDTGRVRKVVFTNAPGNGVDRTVVFGVNEADYDDATDHLVATSICDANAIAPVLKQLDDAFGVEHGYVTTLHPWLSYQNLSDGSVRSIASPGHFWNDFGLGRASTTNLIPKNTTAMGAVRQVLPHLTSELDAISFRIPTAIVSTSDMTLTLRGAPNAEDINAVLGTAAASQPRVMGFGTEPLVSQDYLGIEQSLVVDSRWTRANRAGGCKVVVWYDNEWGYSQRVIDMVALMETCWCATPEPVEALT
- a CDS encoding radical SAM protein, translated to MPEARNDGTPNVDRPGHSSGHSSGHPSDQESGNQPGYLAERLADQAHTAHLDPAPPFPRSLMLELSNACNHTCAFCYNPAMARQRRTMDPAFTTRVLRDAFALGAREVGFATTGEPLANRHLLDYVGLAKQIGYAYTYFSTNGALLDADKVERLFEVGLDSIKFSINAGTAPTYAQVHGQDCFDHVIAMVQLIARRRRELGRGPKLLVTCILTPANRHEQDALRAALAGVVDDLAFFDETEAVGPTNGTLAPLPCAMVFDRVHVTCEGYLTACCVDYENNLITADLNTTPLAEAWHSAAFRELRRRHLDKKLRGTLCQVCVSRKMSEYLPLTDIGREGEPALLPLAAAEATPRDVLVLFRSSLGEIDWLLPVLERLKEKAPALRVVACVVEGQLQQKLAAATFLRERLAGAVSAVLLGADDLAAHVRWADVGLLLKTDDPDDDLSRDLRARCPQARVVVFPSGTALLTRAGDGEARVHAYFDSITADVGRDLRADYLPCDLVLAGSPHMVPFYRAVARAAAVHTGGVPRYDAWWIAAQQDDPDLAGAGAQTLVATHARSVLFVIRGPHWLYQSEGDYRDLMGSFLAETRRRPDTAFLIKPHPRQDPDEVAAQVRALGGANVRLTHRPLQQLSGMVDLVVSMFSSGVLDALSVGTPVVEYYRYRADRPVLEFRRAPDGRAVSIYEDLGLVKNLPDAAALAATLDDLERNWIPAVDGDQRAAFSAACHGQADASGAAADALLDLLASGRADTTREQKELLHA